The Micromonas commoda chromosome 1, complete sequence region TTTCCGTGCCCATTGAGATTATAGCAGCATCTTTGAGTTCTTGTTCGACATCCTCGTCAAGCCCTGTAGATGATAAGTCATGCTGAGCAGCCGTTGCACGATCCCCCATTTGTACCACGACCTTGGCATACAACATGTTGTCTTGGATTATCTTGGTGAGCTCAGGAAAATGCCACCCGTACCACTCCCTAACACGCATTGCGTACGTGTTCAATTCTTTGTCAAGCTCGTCAAGCAGACCAATCGCTTGAACAACCATCGTATCTACCTTGTCCGGGGAAAATTTCAGCTTGTAGCGGGACAGAGAGTGAGAGAGGCCCAGTGCCATCGGAGCAACGTCAGCATCAGTCAAGCCACCAATAAGTTCATTTACTTGgcgacgtacgccgcgcATCAGCTCCATGATGCCAGAGTTAGATATGCACGAAATGCCTAACTTATCCTTGATGAGACCGCCAAGCTTGGCATCTGCCAGGGCGAGCGTCTCACCGATGGCATGCTTTTTGAGAAACTTTTTCAGGTCCTTGCCAATCTTTGAGTCGACCATGGCTGCCGTGGCTGCGAGAGCGTCAGACGTATTGTCGAATTTCGAGAATGCCGCGAGGGAAACGATATTTTGCGCCTTCTCAGATGAGCTGAAAGCTTTCTCCAGGTCCTATTAGACAGGGGGAGCACTATCTTTAGTGAAaaagcccgccgccgctatTAAAAAATTCCAGTGGCCAGGTCTTCGAGGCGCGGCCGCTGTGTATCAAACACTGCCGACTGCTTTCAAAAACCCACTGGACGCTCAACGTTGAGTGCAGTACGAGTGATGCAAATGCTGCGGATGAGGGATCATGCGAGCGAGCAGCGAGCACGCAATTCTAGTTCGACGACTGAGAAAAGAGGAAACAAGCTCGACCGGGGCGTCCTTGCAACGACCCCGAAAAGTTGTCTGTGTCGTACCTCCACATTTTCGAGGATCCCTTCGTCTTTAACTTTAAAGAGCGCATAGCCAGCAGGGGTCTCAAACAGGAGGAGCATCGTCTGCGATGGCTGCCTGGTTCGCAGGGCTTGTTGACCGTTGATTGTTGCAGACCAAACCTCAGTTCCGTTTCCTCATaaacccgcgcgccgctccggcGACATTTTTATTTGTCTTCGTTTTTTAGGTTTTATAAATCTCCAGCCAGCAGGTCTTCCATCACTGTATATTCGGGAAAACGGTGGTTTATTATTATTCCATAGCTAGagctagtagctagctagctagctagctagctatcCATAGCTACCTTCGTACTACCTTcgtagctagctagtagctagAGCTACTAGCTATAGCTAGTAGCTATCCATAGCTATCCCGTACTAGCTAGTGCCTATCACTGAGAACGGATATCCGTTTAAACGGATTTTCAAAACGGATCGTGTATGGTCACTAGTTGAATCATTTTGCGAAAAATTACATGAAGTTTACATGATCTTTTTTCATATAGtggtaccttcgaaggtacatTATTCGTTTGTGTTTTGATGGAAGGAAATATCTGAAATATCTTGATGCATATAAAACCCTTAGAGCTGAAACGGTGCGTTCAAGCATCTTGTGCGCTTTGGCCGTAAATGACGTCAAGACTATCACGTTTGCACATTGATTGCACGGAGGCTCGGAATGGACGCTGCATGCGTAAAAAGTATGTGGAAAAGGCGGTCTCTTCGTCTTTCGTCTCGAGAAAATGTTTGAGCAGTCACTGTGTCACCTCGTACAGAACACAGTCCCTGGGACTCACAACAGTCGGACGACGCTTTCTGCCCACGCATGCGCTTGAGCATAATACACATCTATACGAAATTTTTGTTCAGGACTTTGCCATCATGAAAGAACAGACCATACGCCTAGATCCAGGACTAAACATTATCACGGGACAATCTGGAAGTGGAAAATCTATTTTCCTTGAAGTGATCGCACAACTCTGTGGAGCGGGGGCAGGTGAAGAGTTTATTCGATccggcgcggagagcgcACTCATCCGAGGTAAATTTAATATTGGATCGGATGTGATGTCTGATGTCTGCAATATCTTGAGTCATCACAACGTTCCAGCTGACAGATATAATTTTGCAGCCACCGCAAAACGTCAACTTTCTAAAACGGAAACAGGGGCAAAAAGTGAGCCGGTGATTCTATCTTGCCAACTGCAAATTGAGCGGCGCCTTACTTTTGTAGACGTTGACGACGGTAACAAATCGCACGCTCAGGCTCAGGTATCATCACGAATGATGACAACTGCACCATCACGCCGAGTACGAAGTGCTTGTCGCATAAACGACACCCAAGTACCCCTAAAAGCTCTGAGAGAGTTGGGCAGAGTTCTTGTCGACTTCAACGGGCAAGGAACTGCCTCTCATTTGGCAGAAGAACAATTTCAGCTGAAAATTTTAGATGCAGTTGGAGGTACTTTTGATTTACGCCGCCGTTTTGTTGAGTTATCTTCCCATCTCCGCGCCAAGCAGTACGAATCCTCCAAGCTAGTTGGTATGACTGCCAAAGAGCGAAAAGAGTTGGAGAGCCTCATTCACGATGTCAACCTAGTCAGGCCAGCAGTTGACGAGGACGTAACGCTTCGAACTATGTTGAGACATTTGGATGGGATAGACGCGACGCTTGAGGAAACTGCAAGATTATCAACCATGTTTGATGGTGGTGGCAATGGAACGGAAGCAGGTATTAAAAGCTCTCTGAGGTATGTCACTTCGCAGCTAACAGCCTTGCTGGCAAATGCTCGCCACGTCACAAAAAATGGTGCAGACCCAGATATAAAAGCCAGTAATCATCAAGCAGCTCAGGAGAATGCTGATCTACAGGCTCAGCTCATAGTGGCAGACACTCGCACAGATGAAGCATTTCTGGGTTTGGAGGATGCACTGTCCAAGTGTCGGGAGGCTGAGCTCCTGATTTTGGATGCACAAAGTCGGTTGCTTGACTATGCCAATTTGATACGAGTAGATCAGGTGAAACGGGAAGCATGCATAACACGTCTGCGTGAGCTGGAAAGGCTCTGCAATAGAATTGGTGTTCAGAGTTCCGCAGAGGCGCAAGAGTCAGCCAAGGTAGAGTGCTTGAAAAACTTTTTTCTGGGAGAACACGAATGATATGATACTAACACACTTCAAAACATCGTTTCGTTTTGCAGGTCGCCATTGAGGTCATCGGGAATGCAGATTACAAAAAGGCGAAGCGTTCAGAACTACAAAAAAAGATAAGAGACATAGAAGCACAAGTTTTTGCAACAGGACTTGAACTTTCCAAGGCTCGCAAAAGTGCTGCAGCTGCTGTGTGTGAGAGCGTGTCGTCAACCATCACTTCCTTAGGTATGGAAGGCAGTAGATTCGATATATCTATTTGGTGGGAGAGACCCGACGTGCAATCGCATGACACGATCGCTCAAACATATCCCGCACCAGGACCGGATGCTCATGTCGGAGATATGTCCGTATGCAAGTTACAAAAAGGAGGACTGGATCGCGTTGAATTTTTTCTGTCTACTGGGCCGAACGAGGCGTTGAGACCTGTCGGAACGGTTGCATCTGGTGGTGAAATGTGCCGGCTGCTTCTAGCGATAAAACTGTCCCCACTTGCAAGGAAAGAGGTAAAGCAGCGCGGCAACCGAAAATCAGATTTGTAAGTGACAGCTTGAACCACAGCTTCCAAATTTGTCGCGACGATGATATTTGCTGACCACGATTGTTCTTTTTCGGGATTTTGCAGGAACGCCCCTGACGATGTAGAGATGCACGAATCTTTGCGACTCGGGACGGTTTCCATATTCGACGAGCTTGATAGTGGAGTTGGAGGACGTATTGGGACTCAAATAGGGGAAGCATTAAGCCAACTGACAAAAGGTGGCACCCAAGTGATTTGTGTCACGCATCTTCCACAGGTCGCGGCCCACGGCAACTTGCACTTGCGAGTCAGCAAACATATAACAACTTGTGGGACAAAAGACCAAAAGCAGGCTTCATATTTGCAGCGCGTGGAGATAAAAGTGGATACGCTGCAGGATGAAGAAGCACAAATCCTCGAAATTTCAAACATGCTAGGACTAGGAGATGGGCACGATGGCAAACAGATGGCAACATATCTGCTGGAAGCCGCGCGTTCCGATGAGAAAAGCAAGTTAACATAATGCCTGCCCCTTCTATGCTGAAATGAAGTGGGAGGTACCTTCGTGATTAACAAACACACGTGAGTTGATAGTGCCCGTCAGTATTTACTGCGTACATCAAGCAACAAATTGCACCTTATGCTGCGAAGCAAAGCAGTCAAAAGTTGCCACCAGTGAAATCACTCACCATCCGTGCCGTCCTCTATGTGATGCAGATTTGTATCAGTTGTTCGCCGATTTTCTCCATCTGTTTTCGTTGTATCGCGCGGAACAGCTGTATCCAACAGTTTCTGCATGGAAAGGGCAACTAATCCTGTTCCATTCGCTGCATAGATAAATGTTGCGAGATAAGCCAGGCCTTCCACAATTGTGCGCACTGTATTTGAGATCTGTCGAATCTGATAAGACACGGGGACTGGTCGACTGTCGAAGGATGCCTGGATGTTCTGTGCAAATTCGTACAGAACTATGGAGATTCCTATTGCAGTGATCCCTCCAACAAATGACTGCTGTGCATTGAGTTTTTTCACGCGCTTGAGTTCCTCGAGATCACGTCTTTCACGCTCTTCTTTCTGCAAAAACACGTATTGACAAGTTGTCAGCGCAAGTAGAAAGACAGTGGAAGTTGCAACACAACTCATTTTTTTAACTCACGGAAAGAGAGTTAGCTACACGGAatttcttcgccgcgttcccACGTTTTCTTACTACACGAAGGAAATACCACGCGGAAAAAATGGTGAAAGTGAGGCCGAAGGCGTTCTGCAAAGGTGTCGCCTCCTGATTTAGCACCCCAGAAGCTTCGTATGCAAAAGCCGAGGCGACGCAACTGGTGGTGTTGCACATGCCCGAGAAAACATGCAGCAGGCATGCTTGAAAGTGCGTGCGCTTGGGACGCGATACTTCTCCGGAACAGAGCAGGACATCTTCGCGAGGGTCACAGTCTGGCGGCCGTATTACATGAAGAGCAATACAGGTTTTCAAATACCGGGTCATGGGAAACGTTCTCCGCTTCTTCCCCACGGACAAGCGATGCAATTTTTGGGTGAAGACGCAGGTGCGGGTTTTTTTAAGAACCGTTTTTCGCGCGGAGGACCCACGCATATGTGTGACCGAAGTCGTGAAGTGCACTGTGGCCATGGGATATATGTGCTCGGATGCTCGGAAGATAGATGCTCGAATACAGCAAATATTCACTCGTGTTCTGGCGGGATCATGTCATGTAACACTTACTGCGGGAGCACGGGTTTTTTCCGGGTTGAAGGTATGGGTACCGGTTGATTCGCAAGCAATATTAGGGGTAGTCTACTTGACGGATTTTATTGAGAAACTAGAGTGAAACTAGTATGATACTTATTGTATTCTACTTATTGTATTCTACTTATTGTAGTCTTATTGTATGATATCTTATTGTTATTTATCACTCTTTGCAAAACTGATGTCCGTATATGTACCAAGCCCGAAATTTTCTGCAATTTTGCAAAACTGATGACCATATGTACCAAGCCGGAAATTTTCTGCAATTTTTTTGCGGAAAAAATCCGCCGAAATTTAATTTCCGGGCGATGGTCGTATTCAATCTGTTTGCTCGATGAAAAAGTCCGTTTAATTTCCGGGTCTATTTGGACACCCGTATTAATTTGAGGGTTTAAAATGATGATCGACGAAATAGACCAGGAAATTAGACCCTCGACTTACTTCATATACTTATTACAACTCTTATTACCCCCGAAGGTActtattacgaaggtacttACTTTATATATcttttaccttcgtattctggatttcaggcagctgtggacaccccggagataataataataataattcTCCAAAGGCCGAACCGTTCGTGAGTGCGAGTGACGGTGAGGTGTGAATCGTTCGTCCTGTGGGTGGTCGGCTAGCCGATGAGGGATGCGCGTATACGTATATTATACACACATACATGATATTACTGTCGTATACGTTGCATCGTTCGTATTAATAATAAGTAAGGCTTGAAATACGTTTAAATATGTAAATGTAAATATCAAACCCTATTTAAATACCAGTTTATATGAGTAAACATAgtgtgacaactatatgGGACACTGACTCAAGATTCTGGAGCTAAAAAATCAAAAATGTCGACAATGTATGGAACGAATAGACcgtcgttcttgatttaacgGTGTAGAAAATGTCATCAACTATATGTAGCGCTAGACCtacgttcttgatttaatgatGTCAAAAATGTGGACAATGTATGAGACGAATAAACCTTCGAccttgataaacgataccaggtgattgttacatttTCGTAAGTTGGGGTCGTGTAATGATCGGCAGCCTTCGGCTAGCCGAATAATAATAATTCTCCAAAGGCCGAACCGTTCGTGAGTCGAGTGATGGTGAGGTGTGAATCGTTCGTCCTGTGGGTGGTCGGCTAGCCGAGGAGGCATGCGCGTATACGTATATTTAATATACACACACACTATGACTGTCGTGTACGTAGATAGTTTAGCATCGATCGTATTAATAATAGCCGAATAAGTAAGGCTTGAAATACATCTTTATTTTTCAACCCTATTTAAATACCCGTTTATATGAGTAAACATCgtgtgacaactatatgGGACGCTGACTCAAGATTCTCGAGCTAAAAATCCAAAAATGTCGTCATTTATACGTAACgctagaccatcgttcttgatttaatggtgtcaaaaatgACGACAACTATATGTAGCGCTAGAtcatcgttcttgatttatTAATGatgtcaaaaatgtcgacAATGTACGGAACGGATAGACCTTCGAccttgataaacgataccaggtgattgttacatttTGGGAGTTTGGGTCGTGTAAGATCGGCTATGCCGAATAATAATAAAATAATAATACCGTATGGGAGGATTAACTCAAGAATGACGAGTTATCTGAAAAATTTTCATCCGGGCGGACAAATCTGGAAAATTTTCCCCTCGGGTTGTTCACAGCtgcctgaaatccagaatactTCTTAGTTTTCCTTAGATTGACTTGGTTTGTCATATgatattctggatttcaatcAAGCCTTATTTTAAGTTC contains the following coding sequences:
- the NOP5 gene encoding nucleolar RNA binding protein (Contains NOP5NT, NOSIC and NOP domains; NOP is a putative snoRNA binding domain, NOP5NT is the N terminal domain found in RNA-binding proteins of the NOP5 family; expressed); translation: MLLLFETPAGYALFKVKDEGILENVEKAFSSSEKAQNIVSLAAFSKFDNTSDALAATAAMVDSKIGKDLKKFLKKHAIGETLALADAKLGGLIKDKLGISCISNSGIMELMRGVRRQVNELIGGLTDADVAPMALGLSHSLSRYKLKFSPDKVDTMVVQAIGLLDELDKELNTYAMRVREWYGWHFPELTKIIQDNMLYAKVVVQMGDRATAAQHDLSSTGLDEDVEQELKDAAIISMGTEISHDDLYNIQQLAEQVISLSEYRIQLFDYLKSRMHAIAPNLTVLVGELVGARLISHAGSLINLAKHPASTVQILGAEKALFRALKTKHETPKYGLIYHASLIGQAAPKFKGKISRVLAAKCALSIRVDALGESSEASIGIDSREKVEARLRQLEGKTLGDASGVASLKETTKKSGNICAEKHTAAILSSPKTYNPDADAKQKSEKKKRREKADPVEKTVKKQRKEKKEKR
- a CDS encoding predicted protein — translated: MTSRLSRLHIDCTEARNGRCMRKKYVEKAVSSSFVSRKCLSSHCVTSYRTQSLGLTTVGRRFLPTHALEHNTHLYEIFVQDFAIMKEQTIRLDPGLNIITGQSGSGKSIFLEVIAQLCGAGAGEEFIRSGAESALIRGKFNIGSDVMSDVCNILSHHNVPADRYNFAATAKRQLSKTETGAKSEPVILSCQLQIERRLTFVDVDDGNKSHAQAQVSSRMMTTAPSRRVRSACRINDTQVPLKALRELGRVLVDFNGQGTASHLAEEQFQLKILDAVGGTFDLRRRFVELSSHLRAKQYESSKLVGMTAKERKELESLIHDVNLVRPAVDEDVTLRTMLRHLDGIDATLEETARLSTMFDGGGNGTEAGIKSSLRYVTSQLTALLANARHVTKNGADPDIKASNHQAAQENADLQAQLIVADTRTDEAFLGLEDALSKCREAELLILDAQSRLLDYANLIRVDQVKREACITRLRELERLCNRIGVQSSAEAQESAKV
- a CDS encoding predicted protein; translated protein: MATVHFTTSVTHMRGSSARKTVLKKTRTCVFTQKLHRLSVGKKRRTFPMTRYLKTCIALHVIRPPDCDPREDVLLCSGEVSRPKRTHFQACLLHVFSGMCNTTSCVASAFAYEASGVLNQEATPLQNAFGLTFTIFSAWYFLRVVRKRGNAAKKFRVANSLSKEERERRDLEELKRVKKLNAQQSFVGGITAIGISIVLYEFAQNIQASFDSRPVPVSYQIRQISNTVRTIVEGLAYLATFIYAANGTGLVALSMQKLLDTAVPRDTTKTDGENRRTTDTNLHHIEDGTDGE